The Erythrobacter sp. JK5 genome includes a region encoding these proteins:
- the hfq gene encoding RNA chaperone Hfq translates to MTNGRTLSPRPVSSAPSEPLVDEGGGRAGNPQGNLQDAFLNLLRKNKTPVTMFLVKGVKLQGIVTWFDNFSILLRRDGQSQLVYKHAISTIMPGQSVDASQFQNRSGSKKQRLLQDVFLTRVSDAHVQVTMFLVNGVMLQGRIAAFDLFCMLLERDGAVQLAYKHAVSTVQPASPVDLSDHEEDGEGTED, encoded by the coding sequence ATGACAAATGGGCGGACCCTCTCCCCGCGCCCTGTATCAAGCGCCCCCAGCGAACCTTTGGTCGACGAAGGCGGAGGCAGGGCAGGCAACCCGCAAGGAAATCTGCAAGACGCTTTCCTGAACCTGCTGCGCAAGAACAAGACCCCGGTCACGATGTTTCTGGTCAAGGGCGTCAAGCTGCAGGGGATCGTCACCTGGTTCGACAATTTCTCGATCCTGCTGCGCCGCGACGGGCAATCGCAGCTGGTCTACAAACACGCGATCTCGACCATCATGCCCGGCCAGTCGGTCGATGCCAGCCAGTTTCAGAACCGTTCGGGAAGCAAGAAGCAGCGGCTTCTGCAGGACGTGTTCCTCACTCGGGTCAGCGACGCGCACGTCCAGGTCACGATGTTTCTGGTGAATGGCGTGATGTTGCAAGGCCGGATCGCCGCGTTCGACCTGTTCTGCATGCTGCTCGAACGGGATGGGGCAGTGCAGCTTGCCTACAAGCACGCGGTCTCGACGGTTCAACCCGCCAGCCCGGTCGACCTCAGCGATCATGAGGAAGACGGGGAAGGGACCGAAGACTGA
- the hflX gene encoding GTPase HflX, whose amino-acid sequence MDEVTRGARALVLCPDIRAFTYDLDAAERLAEAEGLALAIGVVIAHTAIIPVRQMQPNTLFGSGQVQNIATWCEQHEAELVIVDGALSPIQQRNLEEKLKRKVIDRTGLILEIFGERAATAEGRLQVELAHLDYQQSRLVRSWTHLERQRGGFGFLGGPGETQIEADRRMIRQRMARLRRELEQVRKTRTLHRERRGRAPWPVIALVGYTNAGKSTLFNRLTGADVMAEDLLFATLDPTMRAISLPGVEKAILSDTVGFISDLPTQLVAAFRATLEEVTGADIICHVRDMANPAHAAQKKQVMEVLADLGVVDPESGLGEIPILEVWNKVDLLGPERVAELAEAAAGQGAVMLSAASGAGIDDFADRLAEMLTQKAEELTVTLPASDGRRIAWLHAHGEILADEDAGQGEHGPLRRFTVRLNPKELGQYSTL is encoded by the coding sequence ATGGACGAGGTTACCCGCGGTGCGCGGGCCCTTGTCCTGTGCCCGGATATCAGGGCCTTTACCTACGATCTCGACGCAGCCGAGCGGCTCGCCGAGGCCGAGGGGCTCGCGCTGGCGATTGGCGTGGTGATTGCGCACACCGCGATCATTCCTGTGCGGCAAATGCAGCCGAACACCCTGTTCGGATCAGGTCAGGTGCAGAACATTGCGACCTGGTGCGAACAGCACGAAGCCGAACTGGTGATTGTCGATGGCGCGCTGTCGCCGATCCAGCAGCGCAATCTCGAGGAAAAGCTCAAACGCAAGGTGATCGACCGCACCGGGCTGATCCTGGAAATCTTCGGCGAGCGCGCGGCCACTGCCGAAGGACGGCTCCAGGTCGAGCTGGCGCATCTCGATTACCAGCAGAGCCGTCTCGTACGGAGCTGGACTCACCTTGAGCGCCAGCGCGGCGGCTTCGGATTTCTCGGCGGTCCGGGCGAAACCCAGATCGAGGCCGACCGCCGGATGATCCGCCAGCGGATGGCGCGGCTGCGGCGCGAGCTCGAACAGGTGCGCAAGACCCGCACGCTGCATCGCGAGCGACGCGGCCGGGCACCGTGGCCGGTGATCGCCCTGGTCGGCTACACCAATGCGGGGAAATCGACGCTCTTCAACCGCCTGACGGGCGCGGACGTGATGGCCGAGGATCTGCTGTTCGCCACTCTCGATCCGACGATGCGGGCGATCAGTCTGCCCGGTGTGGAAAAGGCCATCCTGTCGGACACGGTGGGGTTCATTTCCGATTTGCCGACCCAGCTGGTCGCGGCATTCCGCGCCACGCTGGAGGAAGTGACCGGTGCAGACATCATCTGTCACGTGCGCGACATGGCCAATCCAGCGCATGCGGCGCAGAAGAAGCAGGTGATGGAAGTGCTCGCCGACCTGGGCGTGGTCGATCCGGAAAGCGGGCTCGGCGAGATCCCGATCCTCGAAGTGTGGAACAAGGTCGATCTGCTTGGCCCCGAACGCGTCGCCGAACTGGCGGAGGCAGCCGCAGGGCAGGGCGCGGTAATGCTTTCTGCCGCGAGCGGGGCCGGAATCGACGATTTTGCCGACCGCCTGGCTGAGATGCTGACCCAGAAGGCGGAGGAATTGACCGTGACGCTGCCTGCCAGCGACGGTCGCCGGATCGCATGGCTACACGCGCACGGTGAGATCCTCGCGGATGAGGATGCCGGTCAAGGAGAGCACGGACCCTTGCGGCGCTTCACCGTCCGGCTCAATCCCAAGGAACTCGGACAGTACAGCACTCTGTAG
- a CDS encoding MBL fold metallo-hydrolase — MKLIMLGSGTSTGVPRVGGTDGTGDWGDCDPAEPRNRRSRVSIVVESDEGKRLLIDTSSDCRAQLLANRINAVDAVFWTHDHADHCHGIDDLRVMRYGRGGPLPGYASSDTVRRLRQRFGYVFAGQDGYPTIINLDTLDRLKIVAGFGVDWCQMEHGPGETTGYRFEADGKSIAYATDFSAISDNMVELFEDVDILVSDCLRREPHPTHAHLAMAIELAERSGAKQLVLSHLDKSMDYRSLVEETPDHVVVGYDGLEIVA; from the coding sequence GTGAAGCTCATCATGCTCGGTTCGGGTACGTCCACGGGGGTACCCCGGGTCGGCGGCACGGATGGAACCGGCGACTGGGGCGATTGCGACCCGGCAGAGCCGCGCAACCGCAGGTCGCGGGTTTCGATCGTGGTCGAAAGCGACGAAGGCAAGCGGCTGCTGATCGATACGTCTTCGGATTGCCGCGCGCAGCTTCTGGCCAACCGGATCAATGCCGTCGACGCGGTGTTCTGGACGCACGACCATGCGGATCATTGCCACGGGATCGATGATCTGCGGGTCATGCGCTACGGGCGCGGAGGGCCGCTCCCGGGTTACGCATCATCCGATACGGTCAGACGGCTTCGACAGCGTTTCGGTTACGTGTTCGCTGGCCAGGACGGGTATCCGACCATCATAAATCTCGACACCCTCGACCGCTTGAAGATCGTCGCGGGTTTCGGGGTCGACTGGTGCCAGATGGAACACGGTCCGGGCGAAACCACCGGTTACCGTTTCGAAGCGGACGGAAAATCGATTGCCTATGCCACCGATTTCAGCGCCATTTCCGATAACATGGTTGAGCTGTTCGAAGATGTCGACATTCTGGTCAGCGATTGCCTGCGGCGCGAACCGCATCCAACGCACGCGCATCTTGCGATGGCGATCGAGTTGGCCGAGCGTTCGGGCGCAAAGCAGCTGGTGTTGAGCCACCTCGACAAGAGCATGGATTATCGCTCATTGGTGGAAGAGACACCGGATCATGTCGTGGTCGGCTATGATGGATTGGAGATTGTTGCATGA
- the metG gene encoding methionine--tRNA ligase — MSETDKTPFYITTAINYPNGRPHIGHAYEGIATDVVARFQRLMGRDVRFITGTDEHGLKMDQTARKAGRATIDLADEMSGYFREMCSKLNIEYDEFVRTTEPRHHAASVALWKRMEAAGDLYLDRYEGWYSIRDEAFYDESELTDGEGGAKLSPQGTPVEWTAEETWFFRLSNYQDKLLALYRDQPEFIRPASRRNEVQRFVEGGLKDLSVSRTSFDWGVPVPDSKGHVMYVWVDALTTYMTGVGFPDSDGEMFQRYWPADIHMIGKDIVRFHAVYWPAFLMSAGLPLPKQVFGHGFLLARGGEKMSKSAGNVVDPMELAEQFGVDNLRYFFMREIAFGQDGSYSAEAIVTRANAELANSFGNLAQRTLSMLVKNMDGVLETFESHQADDDLLGTVADACRNILPDEFDKLAFSYGIEAWVKAVYACNQYVDEQAPWALKKTDPERMKAVLLTLFMALRDLAIAIQPVVPEKAASLLDQLGIPDSERSFADLADSEWYTRLVESGFAVGKPTPIFPRLELPEAVESE; from the coding sequence ATGTCTGAAACCGACAAGACCCCGTTCTATATCACCACGGCGATCAACTATCCCAACGGTCGCCCGCATATCGGCCATGCCTATGAGGGGATTGCGACCGACGTCGTGGCGCGATTCCAGCGGCTGATGGGCCGCGATGTGCGGTTCATCACAGGCACCGACGAACATGGGCTGAAGATGGACCAGACGGCGCGCAAGGCGGGTCGGGCGACAATCGACCTCGCTGATGAAATGTCAGGCTATTTCCGCGAGATGTGCTCGAAACTGAATATCGAATATGACGAGTTCGTGCGCACCACCGAGCCGCGCCACCACGCGGCGAGCGTGGCACTGTGGAAGCGGATGGAGGCGGCGGGCGATCTCTATCTCGATCGCTATGAAGGCTGGTACTCGATTCGCGACGAGGCGTTTTATGACGAGAGCGAGCTGACCGATGGCGAGGGCGGGGCGAAGCTTTCGCCGCAGGGAACCCCGGTCGAATGGACCGCCGAGGAGACGTGGTTCTTTCGCCTGTCGAATTATCAGGACAAGCTGCTGGCGCTGTATCGGGACCAACCCGAGTTTATCCGCCCGGCAAGCCGTCGCAACGAGGTGCAGCGCTTCGTCGAAGGCGGACTGAAAGATCTGAGCGTCTCGCGCACCAGTTTCGACTGGGGTGTGCCCGTGCCCGACAGCAAGGGGCACGTCATGTATGTATGGGTCGACGCGCTCACCACCTACATGACCGGTGTCGGCTTTCCCGACAGCGATGGCGAGATGTTCCAGCGCTACTGGCCCGCCGACATCCACATGATCGGCAAGGATATCGTGCGTTTCCACGCGGTCTATTGGCCCGCGTTCCTGATGAGCGCCGGTCTGCCGCTGCCGAAACAGGTCTTCGGCCACGGCTTCCTGCTCGCGCGTGGCGGCGAGAAGATGAGCAAGAGCGCTGGCAATGTCGTCGATCCGATGGAATTGGCGGAGCAATTCGGCGTCGACAATCTGCGCTACTTCTTCATGCGCGAAATCGCCTTCGGGCAGGACGGGAGCTATTCGGCAGAGGCCATCGTCACGCGCGCGAATGCGGAGCTCGCCAACAGCTTCGGCAATCTGGCGCAGCGCACGCTATCCATGCTCGTGAAGAACATGGACGGCGTGCTGGAGACATTCGAAAGCCATCAAGCCGACGATGATCTGCTTGGCACCGTAGCCGATGCGTGCCGCAACATCTTGCCGGACGAGTTCGACAAGCTGGCTTTCTCCTACGGGATCGAGGCTTGGGTAAAGGCGGTCTATGCCTGCAACCAGTATGTCGATGAGCAAGCTCCGTGGGCGCTCAAGAAAACCGATCCTGAGAGAATGAAGGCAGTGTTGCTCACGCTGTTCATGGCTCTTCGCGATCTCGCCATCGCGATCCAGCCTGTGGTGCCCGAAAAGGCCGCTTCGCTGCTCGATCAGCTCGGCATCCCCGACAGCGAACGGAGCTTTGCCGATCTCGCCGATAGCGAGTGGTACACACGTCTTGTCGAGAGCGGCTTTGCGGTGGGGAAGCCGACGCCGATCTTCCCGCGGCTTGAATTGCCTGAAGCCGTCGAGAGCGAATGA
- a CDS encoding TatD family hydrolase, with amino-acid sequence MLIDSHCHLEYKGLVEDQAGVLSRAREAGVGAFLNISTKQSEWEQVVATATRESHVFASVGIHPHEADGHEDLGRAVLLNATENPRVIAIGETGLDYYYEHSDRENQAKLFRMHIDVARETGLPVIIHTRDAEDDTYEILEDELAKGAFPALIHCFTASQAFGRKVLDLGLTISLSGIVTFKNAKDLQETARQVPDNRLLVETDSPFLAPVPHRGKPCEPAFVADTARFVAGLRGVDPALLAGQTTANFARLFDKAGL; translated from the coding sequence ATGCTGATCGATAGTCACTGCCACCTTGAGTACAAAGGACTGGTCGAAGATCAGGCCGGCGTTCTCTCCCGCGCTCGCGAGGCGGGGGTGGGGGCGTTCCTCAATATCTCGACCAAGCAAAGCGAGTGGGAACAGGTTGTCGCCACCGCGACGCGCGAAAGCCACGTCTTTGCCAGCGTCGGCATTCACCCGCATGAGGCCGACGGGCACGAAGATCTGGGCAGGGCGGTGCTGCTCAACGCGACCGAGAACCCGCGCGTCATCGCGATCGGGGAAACGGGTCTCGATTATTACTACGAACATTCGGATCGCGAGAACCAGGCAAAGCTGTTTCGCATGCATATCGATGTGGCGCGAGAAACGGGACTTCCGGTCATCATCCACACCCGCGATGCCGAGGACGACACATACGAAATCCTCGAAGACGAGCTGGCTAAGGGCGCATTTCCCGCGCTGATCCACTGTTTCACCGCGTCGCAGGCGTTCGGGCGCAAAGTACTCGATCTGGGGCTGACGATTTCGTTGTCCGGCATCGTGACTTTCAAGAATGCGAAGGATTTGCAGGAAACCGCCAGGCAGGTTCCTGACAATCGCCTGCTGGTCGAGACCGACAGCCCGTTCCTCGCGCCGGTTCCGCACCGCGGCAAACCGTGCGAACCGGCTTTCGTCGCCGATACGGCGCGGTTCGTTGCCGGATTGCGCGGTGTCGATCCCGCACTGCTGGCCGGGCAGACTACCGCCAATTTCGCACGACTGTTCGACAAGGCTGGTCTGTGA
- a CDS encoding sigma-54 dependent transcriptional regulator — protein MALEILIVDDERDIRELVSGVLGDEGYECRTAADSTGALAAIDERRPSLVLLDVWLHGSEMDGLELLDAIKLREPDLPVIIFSGHGNIDTAVAAVSRGALDFIEKPFEAERLLLLVERATETERLRRENTRLREGSWGSAEFTGNSSAINTVRATLKRVANTGSRVLISGPPGAGKEVAARLLHAWSTRDDKAFVTVNSARITPERFEQELFGEEADGKQVRPGLLELADGGTLYLDEVADMPLHTQARILRVLTEQSFVRVGGTRQIGVDVRVVSSTSRDLNEEMEEKRFREDLFYRLNVVPVSIPSLADRRDDIPALAEHFFTRYSTDQGIAPPEISEEAMAALQSYDWPGNVRQLRNVVERTIIMTPRERLEVVEPDMLPAEITGGRLAASGQGLSAMMGVPLREARESFEREYLTIQIRRFSGNISKTATFIGMERSALHRKLKLLGMAERRESARKD, from the coding sequence ATGGCGCTCGAAATCCTGATCGTCGACGATGAACGCGACATTCGCGAGCTGGTTTCCGGCGTGCTGGGGGACGAAGGCTACGAATGCCGCACCGCTGCCGACAGCACCGGCGCGCTTGCCGCGATCGACGAGCGAAGGCCGAGCCTCGTGCTGCTCGACGTGTGGCTTCACGGCAGCGAGATGGACGGGTTGGAGCTGCTCGACGCGATCAAGCTGCGCGAACCCGACCTGCCCGTGATTATCTTTTCCGGCCACGGCAACATCGACACCGCGGTTGCAGCGGTGAGCCGCGGCGCACTCGATTTCATCGAGAAGCCGTTCGAGGCCGAACGCCTGTTGCTGCTGGTCGAACGCGCGACGGAGACCGAGCGGTTGCGGCGCGAGAACACGCGGCTGCGCGAAGGCAGCTGGGGCAGCGCCGAGTTCACCGGCAATTCCTCCGCCATCAACACGGTCCGCGCGACGCTCAAACGTGTGGCCAATACCGGCAGTCGGGTGCTGATCTCGGGCCCACCAGGTGCGGGCAAGGAAGTCGCCGCGCGGCTGCTGCACGCCTGGAGCACACGGGACGACAAGGCGTTCGTCACGGTCAACTCGGCGCGGATCACCCCCGAACGGTTCGAACAGGAGCTGTTCGGCGAGGAAGCCGACGGCAAACAGGTGCGACCGGGTCTGCTGGAACTGGCCGACGGCGGGACGCTGTATCTCGACGAAGTCGCCGACATGCCGCTCCATACCCAGGCCCGTATCCTGCGTGTTCTTACCGAACAAAGCTTCGTGCGCGTTGGCGGCACGCGGCAGATCGGGGTCGATGTCAGAGTGGTTTCCTCGACTTCGCGCGACCTCAACGAAGAGATGGAAGAAAAGCGCTTTCGCGAAGATCTGTTCTATCGATTGAACGTGGTCCCCGTCTCGATCCCCTCACTCGCGGACCGGCGCGACGACATTCCCGCGCTCGCCGAGCATTTCTTCACCCGCTACTCCACCGATCAGGGCATCGCTCCGCCCGAAATCTCCGAAGAAGCCATGGCGGCGCTGCAATCCTACGATTGGCCCGGCAATGTACGCCAGCTGCGCAACGTCGTCGAACGCACGATCATCATGACCCCGCGCGAGCGGCTCGAAGTGGTCGAACCCGATATGTTGCCGGCCGAAATCACCGGCGGGCGCCTCGCGGCTTCGGGGCAGGGGCTCTCCGCCATGATGGGCGTGCCTTTGCGCGAAGCGCGCGAAAGTTTCGAACGCGAATATCTCACGATTCAGATTCGCCGGTTCTCGGGCAACATTTCCAAGACAGCGACCTTCATCGGGATGGAACGATCGGCATTGCACCGCAAGCTCAAGCTGCTGGGCATGGCCGAGCGCCGCGAAAGCGCCCGCAAGGACTGA
- a CDS encoding DNA polymerase III subunit delta': MEWPNHASPWREWREAMTGARMHHGWILAGKSGLGKLEFAFAAARELVAEHGVGAPAEHPDIISVTYSAKDEKEEKKQADGKDFELSRVIRERDIGRMQRKLQTRPTMSSRRVVIVFPADDMNTHAANKLLKSLEEPPKGTFFILVSHRPARLLPTIRSRCRVLRFPLLTDDQLRQMLAKNDAVPDNASREAAMKAASGSYGAALGFIEQNLGPVAALIARLLQEEDLAFSGRGDLARAIGPRADRERLQAVMELAQSMVAEAARQAQSSEHRARLIDAHAALVRLAGQAPTYNFDTGLLTLEIGTLLVGASAASDRADV; encoded by the coding sequence ATGGAATGGCCCAATCACGCAAGCCCGTGGCGCGAGTGGCGCGAGGCGATGACGGGCGCAAGGATGCACCATGGCTGGATTCTCGCGGGCAAGAGCGGTTTGGGAAAGCTCGAGTTCGCCTTTGCTGCTGCGCGCGAACTCGTCGCCGAGCATGGGGTGGGTGCCCCGGCAGAGCATCCGGACATCATCTCCGTCACCTATAGCGCCAAAGACGAGAAAGAGGAGAAGAAGCAGGCAGACGGAAAGGATTTCGAACTCTCCAGAGTAATACGTGAGCGCGATATCGGACGAATGCAGCGAAAGCTCCAGACCCGCCCCACGATGAGTTCCCGACGCGTTGTTATCGTGTTTCCGGCCGACGACATGAACACTCATGCTGCGAACAAGCTTCTGAAAAGTCTGGAAGAGCCACCCAAGGGCACCTTTTTCATCCTTGTCTCGCATCGCCCGGCGCGTTTGCTCCCGACCATCCGGTCGCGCTGCCGCGTTCTCCGGTTTCCGCTGCTGACCGACGATCAGCTGCGCCAAATGCTCGCCAAAAACGATGCGGTTCCGGATAACGCTTCGCGTGAGGCGGCGATGAAGGCCGCGAGCGGTTCCTACGGGGCGGCGCTGGGCTTCATCGAGCAGAATCTCGGACCCGTCGCCGCGCTGATCGCACGGCTGCTGCAAGAAGAAGATCTGGCATTTTCGGGGCGCGGAGATCTGGCGCGGGCGATCGGGCCGAGGGCGGATCGCGAGCGTTTGCAGGCGGTGATGGAGCTTGCGCAATCGATGGTAGCGGAGGCTGCGCGTCAGGCGCAGTCTTCCGAACATCGCGCACGCCTGATCGATGCGCATGCCGCCCTGGTGAGGCTGGCGGGGCAGGCACCGACCTACAATTTCGACACCGGACTTTTGACGCTGGAAATCGGCACCTTGCTTGTGGGCGCGAGCGCCGCTAGCGACCGGGCCGATGTCTGA
- a CDS encoding ATP-binding protein: MNEAVANPGRQPPRHSPRWWRRFIVASRKANVFLWLEIASALTLLAAIVATYAAYSQAPPQGELLPTMQVSLLLMATLVPAMALLVLIGRRLALRRAAGSTARLHVRLVFFFSLIAAIPTLLVAGFAAFLFQSGVDFWFSDDSRGLMQNSRELAQSYYDANQREVQDETVTMASDMRFIISRVPLSDADFPDLYAFQAQAREISESAILQRLDDGSLRTAAIMNLVEDNRPLEFSETALPRLDKGEFVVVEGSPTRISALAPIDAESGIYLYNARNTEATMFNSWSRAQAIAAAYDTLTRDARTLQLRFNIALVLVSLVLVGLAIWFALRFADRQVEPLTDLVGAARKVGQGNFALRVEGRTGADEIGLLNRAFNRMTAQLEKQNKALVSANRQLDDRRAFTEAVLESVTAGVISVDKDSRVTLMNGSAQALLADEELCHAAPDDLVGHSLDKLSPEICQMVRERRERAIVTHAKGNELLTLAVKVAPGSSGHVITFEDITRQLLDQRQAAWSDVARRIAHEIKNPLTPIQLATERLKRRYRKQIEAADGELFDELTSTIVRQVGDLRKMVDEFSSFARLPKPVFRNEDAVDLVRQAVFLQEVAHSGIEFSVSTQGLENRMINCDRHQIGQAMTNVLKNAVEAVEARAAEAQGEYAGSISVKICPDGHLLTIIVEDNGIGLQMDRDRLTEPYVTTREKGTGLGLAIVNKIVDEHGGDMSFAASSSGGTTVVLRFARDPELTESEPA; encoded by the coding sequence ATGAACGAGGCTGTGGCCAATCCCGGGCGCCAACCGCCACGCCATTCGCCGCGTTGGTGGCGTCGGTTCATCGTCGCCTCGCGCAAGGCCAACGTGTTCCTGTGGCTCGAGATCGCTTCGGCTCTGACGCTGCTCGCGGCGATCGTCGCCACCTACGCAGCCTATTCGCAAGCGCCCCCGCAGGGTGAGCTGCTGCCCACCATGCAGGTTTCGCTGCTGCTGATGGCAACGCTGGTCCCGGCGATGGCACTGCTGGTCCTGATCGGGCGAAGGCTGGCCTTGCGCAGGGCGGCGGGCAGCACCGCGCGGCTGCACGTGCGCCTGGTCTTCTTCTTTTCGCTGATCGCGGCGATTCCGACCCTGCTGGTTGCCGGGTTTGCGGCGTTCCTGTTCCAGTCGGGAGTTGATTTCTGGTTTTCGGACGATTCGCGTGGGCTGATGCAGAACTCGCGAGAGCTGGCGCAGAGCTATTACGATGCGAACCAGCGCGAAGTGCAGGACGAGACCGTGACGATGGCCAGCGACATGCGCTTCATCATCAGCCGCGTACCGCTGTCCGATGCCGATTTCCCCGATCTCTACGCCTTCCAGGCGCAGGCGCGCGAAATCTCTGAAAGCGCGATCCTGCAACGGCTCGACGACGGATCGCTGCGCACCGCAGCGATCATGAATCTGGTCGAAGACAATCGCCCGCTCGAATTCAGCGAGACCGCACTGCCTCGGCTCGACAAGGGAGAATTCGTCGTGGTCGAGGGATCGCCGACGCGGATATCCGCGCTGGCGCCGATCGACGCAGAGAGCGGAATTTACCTCTACAACGCGCGGAACACCGAAGCGACGATGTTCAATTCGTGGTCGCGCGCGCAGGCGATCGCCGCCGCTTACGACACCCTAACGCGCGACGCGCGTACCCTGCAATTGCGGTTCAACATAGCCCTGGTGCTGGTCAGCCTGGTGCTAGTCGGTCTTGCGATCTGGTTTGCGCTGCGGTTTGCCGATCGCCAGGTCGAACCGCTCACCGATCTGGTCGGTGCCGCGCGCAAAGTGGGGCAGGGGAATTTCGCGCTGCGGGTGGAAGGGCGGACGGGAGCCGACGAGATCGGGCTGCTGAACCGCGCCTTCAACCGCATGACCGCGCAGCTCGAAAAGCAGAACAAGGCGCTGGTGAGCGCCAACCGGCAGCTCGACGATCGCCGCGCCTTTACCGAAGCGGTGCTGGAATCGGTCACCGCCGGTGTCATTTCGGTCGACAAGGATAGCCGCGTAACCCTGATGAACGGGTCGGCGCAGGCGCTGCTCGCAGATGAGGAACTGTGCCATGCCGCACCGGACGATCTCGTCGGCCATTCGCTCGACAAGTTGTCTCCCGAAATTTGCCAGATGGTGCGCGAGCGGCGCGAGCGGGCGATCGTCACTCACGCCAAGGGCAACGAACTGCTCACTCTGGCGGTAAAGGTCGCGCCGGGCAGCAGCGGACACGTCATAACTTTCGAAGATATCACGCGGCAATTGCTCGACCAGCGCCAGGCTGCATGGTCCGACGTGGCGCGGCGAATCGCGCACGAGATCAAGAACCCGCTGACGCCGATTCAGCTCGCGACCGAGCGACTCAAGCGGCGCTATCGCAAGCAGATCGAGGCAGCCGACGGGGAACTGTTCGACGAGCTTACCAGCACCATCGTCCGCCAGGTCGGCGATCTGAGGAAGATGGTCGACGAGTTTTCATCCTTTGCCCGCCTGCCCAAGCCGGTGTTTCGCAACGAGGACGCCGTCGATCTCGTCAGGCAAGCGGTGTTCCTGCAGGAAGTCGCCCATTCCGGGATCGAGTTTTCCGTCTCCACGCAAGGCCTCGAAAACCGCATGATCAATTGCGATCGCCACCAGATCGGTCAGGCGATGACAAACGTGCTCAAGAACGCGGTCGAAGCGGTAGAAGCCCGTGCGGCCGAGGCGCAGGGCGAATATGCCGGTTCCATTTCGGTGAAGATCTGTCCGGACGGACATCTTCTCACAATCATCGTCGAAGACAACGGAATCGGGCTGCAGATGGATCGCGACCGATTGACCGAGCCCTATGTCACCACCCGCGAAAAGGGCACGGGACTGGGCCTCGCGATCGTCAACAAGATCGTCGACGAACATGGCGGCGACATGAGCTTCGCCGCGAGCTCCAGTGGCGGAACCACTGTCGTCCTGCGCTTCGCGCGGGATCCCGAGCTGACCGAAAGCGAGCCAGCCTGA
- the mazG gene encoding nucleoside triphosphate pyrophosphohydrolase, whose translation MTDTAPPAQLTRLLSIMARLRDPERGCDWDLAQDFASIAPYTIEEAYEVADAIERGDLADLKDELGDLLLQVVFHARMAEEAGTFAFADVARSISDKMETRHPHIFGDEGGSMGETRWENLKEAERAEKGATSALDGVALALPALMRAQKLQKRAARTGFDWPDPSGSEAKITEEIDELKRATSETGKFEEAGDLLFAVVNFVRAHGISAEDALRAANAKFERRFRAMESLGGGAFPGLSLDQQESLWQRVKGDE comes from the coding sequence ATGACCGACACCGCCCCACCGGCACAACTAACCCGTCTGCTGTCGATCATGGCGCGGCTGCGCGATCCCGAGCGCGGATGTGACTGGGATCTGGCGCAAGACTTTGCCAGCATTGCGCCCTATACGATTGAAGAAGCATACGAAGTTGCCGACGCCATCGAACGCGGCGATCTTGCCGATCTCAAGGACGAACTCGGCGACTTGCTGCTCCAGGTCGTATTCCACGCACGCATGGCGGAGGAAGCCGGCACGTTCGCCTTCGCCGACGTTGCACGCTCGATCAGCGACAAGATGGAAACGCGCCATCCGCACATCTTCGGCGATGAAGGCGGATCGATGGGCGAAACGCGGTGGGAAAATCTCAAGGAAGCGGAGCGGGCCGAGAAAGGCGCAACCAGCGCCCTCGATGGCGTCGCGCTAGCGCTACCTGCTCTGATGCGCGCCCAGAAGCTCCAGAAACGCGCCGCGCGCACCGGCTTCGACTGGCCCGATCCGAGCGGATCGGAGGCCAAGATTACCGAGGAAATCGATGAACTTAAACGAGCAACCTCGGAAACAGGAAAGTTCGAGGAAGCCGGAGATCTGCTATTCGCAGTAGTCAATTTCGTGCGCGCGCACGGCATCAGCGCGGAAGACGCCCTAAGGGCCGCCAATGCGAAATTCGAACGTCGCTTTCGCGCCATGGAAAGCCTTGGCGGCGGCGCGTTTCCCGGGCTTTCGCTCGATCAGCAGGAATCGCTGTGGCAGCGGGTGAAGGGCGACGAATAG